From a region of the Zingiber officinale cultivar Zhangliang chromosome 4B, Zo_v1.1, whole genome shotgun sequence genome:
- the LOC121974649 gene encoding leucine--tRNA ligase, cytoplasmic-like, with amino-acid sequence MTSNAEEGRSFARRDQLLKIQSEVQKRWEEHKVFEADAGSKPPKEGEKFFGNFPYPYMNGMLHLGHAFSLSKLEFGAAYHRLCGRNVLLPFAFHCTGMPIKASADKLAREVQLYGNPPVFPSLEEDSNAEDIEEAKPENDNVAAPDKFKSKKSKAAAKSGGYKSQWEIMQSLGLSNEEIAKFQDPYCWLSYFPPLAKEDLTAFGLGCDWRRSFITTDTNPYYDSFVRWQMRKLKSLGKIVKDMRYTIYSPLDGQPCADHDRASGEGVQPQDYVLIKMEVLPPFTSKFKILEGKKVYLAAATLRPETMYGQTNAWVLPDGKYGAFEINENDVFIITQRAALNLAYQKMSRVPEKPTCLLELSGHDLIGLPLRSPLAFNEIIYSLPMLTILTDKGTGIVTSVPSDSPDDYMALQDLKSKPALRSKFGVKDEWVLPYEVIPIINIPEFGDKSAEKVCLDLKIRSQNDKDKLAEAKKLTYLKGFTDGIMLVDDFKGMKVQEAKPMIRNKLLESGDAVMYSEPEKKVMSRSGDECVVALTDQWYITYGEAEWKAKAEDCLAKMNLYYKEARNGFEHTLSWLNQWACSRSFGLGTRLPWDEQFLVESLSDSTLYMAFYTVAHLLQCGDMYGSDHSSVKPDQMTDDVWDYIFCGGPQPKSDVPVVLLNKMKQEFDYWYPFDLRVSGKDLIQNHLTFSIYNHTALLSECHWPRGFRCNGHLMLNSEKMSKSTGNFRTLRQAIEEFSSDATRFSLADAGDGMDDANFVFETSNAAILRLTKEIAWMEEVLASESTLRAGPPNTYADFVFANEINIAIKSTEQSYNKFMFREALKTGFYDLQAARDEYRLSCGPVGMNRDLLWRFMDVQTRLITPICPHYAEHVWHNVLKNDGFIVNAGWPLSDAPDLTLKIANKYLQDTIVLMRKLLQKQSSSLKKAKKGVVIPTTEENKLTVGLIYVNEQFDGWKEECLRILTSKYDAETQIFAPDQEILEALKQSVVGQAANFKQIQKLCMPFLKFKKDETLSIGPQALDLKLPFGEIQVLEENCDLIKRQLGLDHIEILSATDAAARSRAGSYNSLLNQNPPSPGNPVAIFLSKLEYSTAELQIEA; translated from the coding sequence ATGACTTCAAATGCTGAGGAAGGTAGGAGCTTTGCTAGGAGGGACCAACTACTTAAGATACAGTCAGAGGTGCAAAAGCGATGGGAAGAACACAAGGTTTTTGAGGCAGATGCTGGCAGTAAACCACCTAAGGAGGGCGAGAAGTTCTTTGGAAATTTTCCATACCCGTACATGAATGGCATGCTGCATTTAGGTCATGCCTTTTCACTATCAAAACTTGAATTTGGTGCTGCCTACCACAGGTTATGTGGTCGTAATGTCCTTTTGCCATTCGCTTTCCACTGCACTGGAATGCCTATCAAGGCGTCAGCTGACAAGCTTGCACGAGAGGTTCAATTATATGGGAATCCTCCTGTTTTTCCTTCTTTAGAAGAGGATTCTAATGCAGAAGATATTGAGGAGGCCAAACCTGAAAATGACAATGTTGCCGCCCCTGATAAATTTAAGAGCAAGAAGTCCAAGGCTGCTGCAAAATCAGGTGGATATAAGTCTCAGTGGGAAATTATGCAGTCTCTTGGTTTGTCAAATGAAGAAATTGCTAAGTTCCAAGATCCATACTGTTGGTTAAGCTATTTTCCGCCTCTAGCTAAAGAAGATCTAACAGCTTTCGGCTTGGGCTGTGACTGGAGGCGTTCTTTTATTACGACAGACACGAACCCCTACTATGACTCCTTTGTCAGATGGCAAATGAGGAAGTTGAAAAGCTTAGGAAAGATTGTGAAGGATATGCGGTATACAATATACTCTCCATTGGATGGCCAACCATGTGCAGATCATGATCGAGCTTCTGGTGAGGGTGTTCAGCCACAAGATTATGTTCTGATCAAGATGGAAGTCCTTCCTCCTTTtacatcaaaatttaaaattttggaagGAAAGAAGGTATATCTAGCAGCTGCAACATTGAGACCTGAGACAATGTATGGGCAAACAAATGCATGGGTGCTTCCAGATGGCAAATACGGGGCTTTTGAGATTAATGAAAATGATGTTTTCATTATAACACAACGTGCTGCTTTGAATCTTGCGTATCAAAAGATGTCACGAGTTCCAGAGAAGCCAACTTGTTTACTTGAGCTCTCTGGTCATGATCTTATTGGTTTGCCCTTGAGGTCTCCTCTTGCTTTTAATGAAATTATATACTCACTTCCCATGCTTACAATCTTAACTGATAAAGGAACGGGGATTGTTACAAGTGTCCCTAGTGATTCACCTGATGACTATATGGCTTTACAAGATTTGAAATCAAAACCTGCTCTGAGATCCAAGTTTGGGGTTAAAGATGAGTGGGTTCTTCCTTATGAGGTCATACCAATTATTAATATTCCAGAATTTGGAGATAAGTCTGCTGAGAAAGTATGTCTCGATCTTAAGATCAGGAGTCAGAATGACAAAGATAAACTTGCAGAGGCAAAAAAGTTAACCTATTTGAAAGGATTTACTGATGGTATAATGCTGGTAGATGACTTTAAAGGAATGAAGGTCCAGGAAGCAAAGCCTATGATTAGGAATAAACTGCTAGAATCAGGAGATGCAGTGATGTACAGTGAACCAGAGAAAAAGGTAATGTCCAGATCAGGTGATGAGTGTGTCGTGGCTCTCACAGATCAATGGTACATTACCTATGGTGAGGCTGAGTGGAAGGCTAAGGCAGAGGATTGTTTGGCCAAGATGAACCTGTATTATAAAGAAGCAAGAAATGGTTTTGAGCATACACTAAGTTGGCTTAATCAGTGGGCATGTTCCAGATCTTTTGGACTTGGTACACGCCTTCCTTGGGATGAGCAATTTCTAGTCGAATCACTTTCAGATTCAACACTCTACATGGCCTTCTATACTGTTGCTCATCTATTGCAATGCGGTGACATGTATGGATCTGATCATTCTTCTGTGAAGCCAGATCAAATGACTGATGATGTCTGGGATTATATCTTTTGTGGAGGTCCTCAGCCAAAATCAGATGTCCCTGTGGTTCTTCTTAACAAGATGAAGCAAGAATTTGACTATTGGTACCCATTTGATCTTCGTGTATCTGGTAAAGACCTTATTCAAAACCACCTCACTTTCAGTATCTATAACCATACTGCGCTGTTGTCTGAATGTCATTGGCCTCGTGGATTCCGATGCAATGGACATCTTATGCTGAACTCTGAAAAGATGTCCAAGTCAACTGGAAATTTCAGGACTCTTCGTCAGGCAATAGAGGAATTCTCCTCTGATGCCACGAGGTTTTCCCTTGCAGATGCTGGGGATGGAATGGATGATGCAAATTTTGTTTTTGAAACATCAAATGCTGCGATATTAAGGCTTACTAAGGAAATTGCTTGGATGGAAGAAGTATTGGCTTCTGAGTCTACTTTACGTGCTGGTCCACCCAATACTTATGCTGATTTTGTATTTGCCAATGAAATAAATATTGCAATCAAATCGACTGAACAGAGCTACAACAAATTTATGTTCCGAGAAGCTCTTAAGACAGGTTTCTATGACTTGCAAGCTGCTAGGGATGAATATAGGTTGTCTTGTGGGCCAGTAGGTATGAACCGCGACTTGCTGTGGCGCTTCATGGATGTTCAAACTAGGCTCATTACTCCAATTTGTCCACACTATGCTGAACATGTTTGGCATAATGTTCTAAAGAATGATGGTTTTATTGTAAATGCTGGCTGGCCTTTGTCTGATGCACCTGATCTTACTCTAAAGATTGCTAACAAGTACTTGCAAGACACGATAGTATTAATGAGGAAGTTGCTCCAAAAGCAATCATCTAGTTTGAAGAAGGCTAAAAAGGGTGTTGTAATTCCTACAACAGAAGAAAACAAATTAACAGTGGGTCTTATATATGTCAATGAGCAATTTGATGGGTGGAAAGAAGAATGTTTGAGGATACTCACAAGCAAATATGACGCTGAGACACAAATTTTTGCACCTGATCAAGAGATACTTGAAGCATTAAAACAGAGTGTTGTTGGGCAGGCTGCAAACTTTAAGCAGATCCAGAAGCTTTGCATGCCTTTTCTTAAGTTCAAGAAGGATGAAACTTTATCAATTGGTCCACAGGCTCTGGATCTGAAACTGCCTTTTGGTGAAATTCAGGTTCTTGAAGAGAATTGTGACTTGATAAAGAGACAACTTGGTCTTGATCATATTGAAATCCTTTCTGCAACTGATGCTGCTGCACGAAGCAGAGCTGGTTCATACAACTCATTGCTAAATCAGAATCCACCTTCACCTGGCAATCCTGTTGCTATCTTTTTGAGCAAATTGGAGTATTCTACTGCAGAACTTCAAATTGAAGCCTAA
- the LOC121974650 gene encoding uncharacterized hydrolase YugF-like produces the protein MALALLPTLSSSFSPPSSPYIHRLPPFTASSPASFHIATSRGSLSRTRPLEAVSGSGAGLVEAPAGGNGDPKEILGSCATWKWKEFDVNYLVRGAGPPLLLIHGFGASIGHWRRNIGVLSENYTVYALDLLGFGASEKPPGFSYTMEGWAQLILDFLDDIVQKPTVLVGNSVGSLACVIAASESTGGLVRGLVLLNCAGGMNNKAIVDDWRIKLILPLLWLFDFLLNQRPIASALFDRVKQRETLKNILLSVYGNKEAVDSELIEIIKGPADDVGALDAFVSIITGPPGPNPVSLMPKLLIPVLVLWGDQDPFTPLDGPVGKYFSSLPKELPNVQLIVLPKVGHCPHDDRPDLVHEKLLPWLASLPC, from the exons ATGGCTCTTGCGCTTCTCCCAAccctttcctcctctttctctccgcCTTCATCTCCCTACATTCATCGTCTTCCTCCCTTCACCGCCTCATCCCCTGCTTCTTTTCACATTGCTACCTCGCGAGGCAGTCTGAGCCGCACCCGCCCTCTCGAGGCCGTCTCGGGGAGCGGAGCCGGCCTCGTCGAGGCGCCAGCCGGTGGGAACGGGGACCCGAAGGAGATTCTCGGATCCTGCGCCACCTGGAAGTGGAAGGAGTTCGATGTCAACTACCTTGTAAGAGGCGCGGGCCCTCCTCTCCTCCTCATCCATGGCTTCGGCGCCTCCATCGGCCACTGGCGCAG GAATATTGGAGTATTGTCAGAGAATTATACAGTGTATGCTCTTGACTTGCTCGGATTTGGTGCATCCGAGAAGCCACCAGGTTTTTCATACACAATGGAAGGCTGGGCTCAG ttgattttggattttttggACGATATTGTTCAAAAGCCTACTGTGCTTGTCGGAAATTCAGTTGGAAGTCTTGCATGTGTGATTGCTGCTTCCG AATCCACTGGAGGTCTAGTTCGAGGTCTTGTACTTTTAAACTGTGCTGGTGGCATGAACAACAAGGCTATTGTTGATGATTGGAGAATCAAGCTGATTTTGCCTTTGCTTTGGTTATTTGACTTCTTACTGAATCAGAGACCAATTGCTTCAGCTCTTTTTGATCGGGTTAAACAAAG GGAGACTCTTAAGAATATCTTACTTTCAGTTTATGGAAACAAGGAGGCTGTTGATTCTGAGTTGATTGAG ATTATCAAGGGACCAGCAGATGATGTCGGGGCTCTTGATGCTTTTGTTTCTATCATCACTGGACCTCCAGGACCAAATCCTGTGTCGTTGATGCCAAAACTTTTGATCCCGGTATTGGTTTTATGGGGCGATCAGGATCCATTTACTCCTCTTGATGGGCCAGTTGGAAAGTACTTTTCTTCTTTGCCCAAGGAATTACCGAATGTGCAACTGATCGTTTTACCAAAAGTGGGTCACTGCCCTCATGATGACAGGCCAGATTTGGTGCATGAGAAGCTCCTCCCTTGGTTAGCTAGTCTTCCATGTTAA